Below is a genomic region from Anabas testudineus chromosome 13, fAnaTes1.2, whole genome shotgun sequence.
ATTGCTtctgcagtacagacaacacatacaggtactattactgctgcagtacagacaacacatacaggtactactgctgctgcagtacagacaacacatacagatactactggtgctgctgcagtacagacaacacatacaggtactactgctgctgcagtacagacaacacatacaggtactactggtgctgctgcagtacagacaacacatacaggtactactggtgctgctgcagtacagacaacacatacaggtactactgctgctgcagtacagacaacacatacaggtactactggtgctgctgcagtacagacaacacatacagatactactgctgctgcaggtgtttGGATGATTCTGATTGGCAGTGATATCACATGATGAGGccgtgtttgtgtttcaggttttcATCGACAGGTTTCGGTACAACGCCAATCGAGCAGCTCAGGTCCAGAGCAAATTGAAGCTGCTGGAGAAGCTGTGAGTCCTGAAACGTCTGAGACACTTTTGAATCGGACTCCACACCAACGTTTCTGTAACTGTGTTGTTTCCTTCCACAGACCTGAGCTGAAGCcagtagaaaaagaaacagaggtcACTTTAAGGTAAGAACATAAACCTCCGTCATCTGGTCCAGGTGTTTGTCCTGGACCCTCTGAATCTAGACTTTCTTCCTGCTGACTTGTCATCAGCAGGAAGAAACTTTATGCTGGTTAATGTCCAGTTTAATTAGACTCACATCGACTGACCGAccgactgactgactgatggACTAATCAGCTGTTTCTTCTCGCAGGTTTCCAGATAACTTTGAGAAGTTGTCTCCCCCCATCCTGCAGTTAGATGAAGTGGAGTTTTACTACAGTCCAGACCTGCCGCTCTTCTCTGGACTCAACCTGTCGGCCGACCTCGAGTCTCGAATCTGCATCGTACGTCATAAACAGTAACATTTCCAGACATAAAACTCCTGTgaactgttttgttgttaaacTCAGCCAGGTGTTGTGTTTACTGTCAGGTCGGAGAAAATGGTGCCGGTAAATCCACCGTCCTCAAACTGCTGATGGGCGAGTTGACGCCGGTCGGCGGAGTCAGACAAGCTCACAGGTAAGACCAGcagctgaccaatcagagcaAGAGAACGACCTGACCAACAAACTGTGTTTACGTAGAACAGTTTACAGCCAACATGTGGTTTTGGGAACCTTTAAATCTCTTGAGGAAACTGAAATAATGCTGGCAAACATTTTCCATGTTGTCGGGAAACAGTTTAGCTGCTGCTACAGGACCGATTGTTTAAATCTATAGGGAACCGTGTTTACAGGGAACTTTTGACATCGACCATTAACCAGGCTCTCGCGGATGTTTTCCTGTCTCTTCAGGAACCTAAAGATCGGATACTTCAGTCAGCATCACGTGGATCAGCTGGACCTGAACGTGTGCTCCGTGGAGCTGCTGCTCAACAAGTTCCCTGGTAACTAGAACATAGATGACATCACACCGTCAACGTGGTAACAAACTGGGACCAGTTAAAATCTCACTGGTTGTTGTCGTTGGCAGGTCGGCCCGAGGAGGAGTACCGACACCAGCTGGGAGGTTACGGTATCACCGGAGAGCTGGCCACGAGGCCGGTAGCCAGTCTGTCAGGAGGACAGAAGAGTCGGGTCGCCTTTGCGCAGATGACCATGCCATGGTAACAGAAAGCTCAGGGACCAGCTGGTAGTCAGTCTGAGAACTTGAATAACACACGTTTCACCAGAATCAACTAAAACCTGAACCTTAAAATGTGACGTTACCCAGAGAACAGAACCCGACAGTCGAACCGCTCCAACAAAAGTGTGATATGTTCATAAACAACTTTGGTAATGAACAGATTTCAGTCAAGCTCATCAGTAAACTCCTGTCTGTGTCCCTTAGCCCAAACTTCTACATCCTGGACGAACCGACCAACCACCTGGACATGGAGACCATCGAGGCTCTGGCCAAAGCTCTCAACAAGTTCAAAGTGAGTCCATCTGTGTGAGGTTTTAGGTTAGAATCTGGTTTAGGTTGTCGGTTATCACCAGGTCTCAGACtgaattgtgtttatttaaaatcctGTTCTGAGAACAGTCGTGGATTCTTTCTCGTACCTTCTATCAATGGACAGGTGTTTTCAGGTGTGTGGTGTCATGTGTTTCAGGGCGGAGTCATCCTGGTGTCACATGACGAGCGACTGATCCGGTTGGTGTGTAAAGAGCTGTGGGTGTGTGAGAACGGGAAAGTTGGACGCATCGACGGCGGTTTCGACGAGTACCGAGACATCCTGCACGAGCAGTTCAGGAAAGAGGGTTACTTGTGAGCTCTGGCCACACCCAACTGTACCATAAACCCCGCCCCCCATAATGACACCTGTCAAGCAGCCAATCAGCTTGTTAGAGCGGACTCCTCTGAACTGTCGCACCTCCTGTTGCAGGTGGTGATTCACTGCAAGCTGATTGGTCGATCCCCTGGTGAGGTCACAGTGGACTCAGGAGGACTATTTAAACTTGAACATTTGTCTGTCGTCACATTaaagctgattttgttttgtatcatCTACTCGCGGAGGTTTTATCCGTTGTAAAGGACCTGACATTATATTTCCATCAGAGACACAATAAAGTCATCAGATCATCAGTTCCCGTTCTCTTCTTTCACCCTCCATTGGTAAATACTTCTTTTTTAGAGGTGTTCCTGCCCAGCCCAGCAGGCGGCAGCACAAACACGAGTCATTTTAGCTTCAGTTTTCTTTCAGGTGAACTGTGATTATGAGCAGAGTTCAGGTTCACTAGGAAAAACCAGCgactaaatatttaatgactccaaacaggaaacagtatgttgaatttttttaattgtctgaCTTTACAATACGTTATGTGTCCCTGTTACCTGAGTGTTGGGTTTTATCAGCTCAGTCTGCAGCAGACACATAAATGGAACCTGGAACAGTAGTAGAGAATCTTGGGTACACCCGAGGTAACACTGTGGTTgctataaatgtaaaagaagaaaactccTGGaccagtgtttttcatttttattctcgTACAGAATAAAGGTGTAAATGATTTGTTTGATTATAATCCACAGGTGGATGCTGGTGCTTTAACTTGTATCCAAAAGACCTTTGAGCTGCTTCCTCTATGATTAGTATCTGTACCTGCTCAGGTACAGGACACAACGTCAGTAACATGACACATGAAACACGTGAAAAATCTATGTAACAGCTCACAATTAGAATCATCTCAGTTTAATTAATGGCTACATCGACGAAAACGCCAAAACATCATGATGGTATTTTTTAGTGTCGCTGTGTGAAGTCGACACACACAACTCACACTGACTTCTCCTCTTAGGATGAAACTAAATGATTTTACACTTTTCTTCTCCAAAAAAAGTATTGACAACAAAAATATTCCCACAGAAACGGACCAGAACAATTTCAAGACGGAAaactgatgttcagtcagcatgTCAGCAAACCTTGAATTAGCCAAATTAAAGTGTTCTTGAATTAACTTCAGTGTAATAACGTGTCGGCAAACAAGTATCACAAGTTCTATTCATCAAGAACGGTTGAATTTAGCGTTTCTGCTGAAAACAGCTCCGCCCATTTATCACATCCTCAATAAACCTGAAACCAACTGAACCAAGTCACGTTTTCTTTTGTCGAACAGACGTCACTTCAGTTTGTCCACATTAGACGAGCTGTGGCACGTTTCCAGATGTGAGACAGGAGAGAGTATAAGGAGGAAATTTTACTTCAAGTATTTTAAGAAAAACTATTAATCAGTTCACTGACAGCCTGACCGCAACCCAGATTGAAATGCAACCCAGATTGAAATGCAACCcagattgaaatgctgtggcatgaccttaagagagccatttacaccagacatcccaagaatattgctacactgaaagagttttgtgaagaggagtggtccaaaattactccagatcgttgtgcaggtctgatctgcaactacaggaaacatttggttgaggttaatgctgccaaagacgggtcaaccagttattaagtccaaaggttcacatactttttccaccctgcactgtgaatgtttacatgttaagttcaataaaaacatgaaaacatattctgtttgtgtactattattttaagcagactgtgtttttgtattgttgtgacttagatgaagatcggagcacattttatgaccaattaatgtagaaaatcatGAAATCCCAAAGGGTttacacactttttcttgccactgtaattcAGTGTTCTGTCCAACacctccctgttttttttttaaacttgagTTTTGCAGGTTTTTCATGAACCTGTCCACTGTCCTTCGTGAGTCTGCCAACAGGACTGGGGCGGGCTATGAGCCATGAACCAGATCTGACAGACTTAAGTTCTTTTCTAGTGCTCTGGCGTCCAGGCTGCTGCGGACCCCGGtcctgtcttctctctgagTTTCGGCAGGACAGCATCCCTGTAAAACACCTCCAGCTTTGTCACCGTCTCCTCCCACAGGttggggtcaaaggtcacagggACAATGGCCGTTTCCTTCAGGGTGAAGACGACGAGGTCGGCCTGGATCAGGCCCGTCACAGCCAGCTGACACTGGATCTGAGTGAAGTAACTGTGAGACCTCTTCAGACGGTAGACTGGCGCCTGAGACAGGGGGACAAGGAGTTAGCTTAGTAGCAGGAACATACGAGCTGAAATCTGTAACAGTTATTTACCCCTCCGGACTCCCGTCCGTCCTCGGCCTCCGCTTGTATCTGCAGACAGAAAGCGGGGTCATCCCTGCAGGCGTCCTCCACtcgtctgtgtctgtgtttgtaggGGCACTTCACCTCCAGGCAGAGCAGCCGTTGGCCGGTCTGGCTGTCCGTCACAATGCCGTCAGGACTTGCAGCCAACCAGGGATGACGGGTGTCAATAAAGAGACCACAGTCCTGAACTGAAATGGACCGTTCCAGCGCAGAACTCTTCAGTCTCTGGAGGACAAGTTCATTTTCTGGTTACTGTTCTGGATTTAACCCAACTTGACGGTTGTacttttaaatatgttaaatatcaCTTTTAGAGACATTTAGTCCTGATCTGAGTCAGAACCTGATCCTTTGTTACGGAGTCAGATCCTGATTtgacctcaaactttatctgacagtgatcataactaactgccatctctcctcttctctttctctacctctctatttccctcttcctgtctctctgttgagctacacATCGTTccaccctctgacctctggacctgtctgacttgtCCTGGTGCCCAACTTCTGGTCAGAGATCTCGTTGCTTGGATCCACCGTCTGctctatgggatgcgtgtggtgagtggagttggtcacacgccaccatgaagtcggtcttggcctcggcggatgtcggcagctgtttctcgaaggtctcgactcaacgcttgATAGTCGaggactggaacaagtctacctccaataactaactggactccacattaacttaaagacattaactgttatactggactgcctgctgcctacacagcatgtaatcacccatatgaggatgggttccctgttgagtctggttcctctcaaggtttcttcctgttgccttctcagggagtttttcttgccaccgtcgccctcggcttgctcatcagggacaatctgattattatgattcttacacatacactgttcatgtactgttctttggttgtgtaaagctgctttgtgacaatgtcatttgtaaaaagcgctctacaaataaaattgaattgaataaaattgaatttgagTCCTTTATTACAAAGTCTGATCCTGATCCGATAGAATGAAGATGGATCACTCTGTTGGATTTTCTGAAACTACAATGTACAAACAATGTAACAGAGTGGAGCATCTTCCTCCACAAACAATCTCTGTCTGAGTCCAGACTCCGGCTAGTGAGAGTCTTGAACCAGCAGGATCCCCACAGATTTGATGTTCTTTAGGGATGCCGCTGAACAGAGTTcgtatttttctttgtatttcttttaaaaatcataCCTGATACCTGCGGACAACCTCAGCCTCCATTTCAACCCCCCAGCACATGGCTCTGGTCTGGACTCTTGGCCCGTCACCTGTGGAGCCACAGCTGTTTCATTAATAAAGAACCAGTTTTTGGAActttaaaaccaaactaaagaaagagaaagggacTAGTCTGGGACACAGAGACAGGAGCATGAGAGACAAGGACAGGTGTGAACTGTCACGGTCTATACCCAGGTATAAAGGGGGTAAGGTCATGTGGTTGGAGTGGGGTGTACCTGTGATCGCAGCCAGGTAAGATGGGGGCGGGGTTCTGCTCTTGCCATTAACAAAGCGACAGTGAGCAATCCTGTGAGCCACAGAGGCTGTGATCCGGTTTTTCCTCCAGGAGAACCAGTCTTGGTTGATCCTCTGTCCCCGGGTCAGAACCTCCACTTCCTCCACTACACCCCTGTCTAGCTGGACCCCCAGACCCAGAGGGATGTGTTCTGGCCTTGGAGGGCCCTTCTGGACTAGTTTCTGGGGAGGATCTGGATCTGTAGCACCTCTTTGGTCCAGtttttgtttgggtttgttAGAAGGTTTCTGAGAGCTgggtttttgtttctgtccCTCATCAGAACCCGGTTTCACAGGAACTGGATTAACCTGGGCAGTGTTGTCCCCACCCTGACTCCCAGTCTGAAGAGGGCATTCAGCTCCATATATGCTCTTCTGACTGTGACTGGTTCTGGTTTTAGTGGTTCTTGCTTGTGCTCCAAGTGTCTGGGTCTGGATGGTCGGGTGGTATCTGACTTGAGGTATGAGGGTTTTCTGGGTCAGACCTGTGGATGTCTCCTTGGGGTTCAGATTCTGCATTTTCATGTGGTCTGgaacagaacaacaaagacaagatGTTAGAGACATGTTTTGTCATGTCATCCGTTATTAAATTCGAATTTATTGTTCAGCTCGTTTTTATTGCTCAAATAAGTTGGAAGGCAACGCCCTgggaggcttttattttgaacttCCCCGCCGGATGTTGTGGCTGAACTTAAAGGACTATATTTAAGTTTCTGTCTGAATTTCATGTTCCAGTGAAATCAGGAGTGAACAGGTGAGTGAACAGGTGGACGAACAGGTGAGTGAACAGGTGGACGAACAGGTGAGTGAACAGGTGGACGTAGCCGCTGTTCTGTACTTTAATCAGAATAGTCCTAGGGTTAGAAGGTTATCACCAAACTCCGttcaaaatgtgacagaaaagacatttcttCAGGTTTTAGCAACAGTGGAGTCGCCAGCTGAGATATCTGAACAGGTAGTGGTCTGGTAGCACCTGCTCTTGTTTTCGGCACCACAACCCGAACTGCAGGGATTAGAGGGACGGTTCTGAAGTTGGCTTCTGACTCGGCTTTCCGCTGTACTGCCGAGTCGGAAGCCAACTTCACTTCGCTCTCAGTTTTCATGAAGCTGAGCGAagaacaaatagaaataaaataaaaatagaagaaataaatactCAAATCTAGTGAAACTATCATTATATATTGTAATGCAATCAAAGGTTATGTGCAACTACGGAATGAAGCGTTAAATTTGCATGATTTTGAATTAAGTCAAACCGTCAAGCTTCTCTAAACAACAGCGTCTGTAAAGAGACTTTTAACTGCTTAAAGAACAAAACCCGATCAGATCTCACCTGAACCAGGCCCTCGAACTGGACCTGGACGTGCCGAGTGTCGGactgaaaacagaagtgaaaccGATCAAGTGAGTCATGATCATGTGGTACATGTAGACCCGGAACCAATGGAAGGAGCGGTCCTAGGTTTCTACTACGGCAtcatgaatataatataatgtaatataatataatgtaatgtaatataatataatataatataatataatataatgtaatgtaatgtaatataatataatataatataatataatataatgtaatgtaatgtaatataatataatataatataatataatataataaatataatataatataatataatataatataatgtaatgtaatataataaatataatataatataatataatataatataatataattaattattatatatattataatatacagaTTTATACAGATCCTTTATCCACAGTGATCTATCACCTGCCCCCACTCACCTCCACCCTGTCAGGATGGCCGAGCGGTCTAAGGCGCTGCGTTCAGGTCGCAGTCTCCTCTGGaggcgtgggttcgaatcccacttctgacaTCAACTTATTTTACCGAATTAGTTCTAATTGAAAATTCACTTCTGTTCACAGACGAGAAAAAGATCCGCAGCTACATAAGTACACATGTACaggagtaaaagtacacaaatgCTAATGTAGTCATGCAGTTCAGCCTCAGTATACTGCAAGTAGACCTGCACAAGTATCATGAGCTTCATGAAGTTAATGCTACCACAGTTAAAGTACTATCAGTTACTGCAGCTAGAAGCAGAAAGGTTCAAAC
It encodes:
- the LOC113174083 gene encoding uncharacterized protein LOC113174083, with protein sequence MKMQNLNPKETSTGLTQKTLIPQVRYHPTIQTQTLGAQARTTKTRTSHSQKSIYGAECPLQTGSQGGDNTAQVNPVPVKPGSDEGQKQKPSSQKPSNKPKQKLDQRGATDPDPPQKLVQKGPPRPEHIPLGLGVQLDRGVVEEVEVLTRGQRINQDWFSWRKNRITASVAHRIAHCRFVNGKSRTPPPSYLAAITGDGPRVQTRAMCWGVEMEAEVVRRYQRLKSSALERSISVQDCGLFIDTRHPWLAASPDGIVTDSQTGQRLLCLEVKCPYKHRHRRVEDACRDDPAFCLQIQAEAEDGRESGGAPVYRLKRSHSYFTQIQCQLAVTGLIQADLVVFTLKETAIVPVTFDPNLWEETVTKLEVFYRDAVLPKLREKTGPGSAAAWTPEH